The Henckelia pumila isolate YLH828 chromosome 2, ASM3356847v2, whole genome shotgun sequence genome includes a window with the following:
- the LOC140882767 gene encoding malonyl-coenzyme:anthocyanin 5-O-glucoside-6'''-O-malonyltransferase-like, with the protein MTSIVETCGITPPRGEVPPEISLPATYFDIMWILYHPIRRLIFFDYTESKSCFFETHLPKLKRSLSLTLKQFTPLAGNIICPLNADEIPRFRYVDGDSVPLTVSESSNDFDSLVSYGARDADQFYDYVPQMAPIKDEPEYKLVPILALQVTLFPGRGISIGFANHHSIGDASSILSFIKMWASICKFDGSDEESKSQDYRKHMPCFDRKLIKDPRGIDRIYWKQFRQIPIQSSTFPLPTKRVRATYILSESDIKKLKGLVSSKRPGLVHLSSFVVASAYVWVNLVKSGDATGEEVGANVDEYFIFAADARTRIDPPVPANYFGNCLCGGIVKIAHGEMVGNEGVAAAAEATGEMIRNKVNNKEEALKGAENVLSDLESLGKIRSLGVSGSPRFDLYGVDYGFGKARKVEVVSLDGEEYSMSLCKWRDNSETGLEIGLSLPRPRMEAFAALFQDGLSSIA; encoded by the coding sequence ATGACGAGCATTGTCGAAACCTGCGGAATTACACCGCCACGCGGCGAGGTTCCGCCGGAGATATCACTTCCGGCCACATATTTTGACATCATGTGGATACTTTACCACCCAATACGACGCCTTATTTTCTTCGATTACACCGAATCAAAATCCTGTTTCTTTGAAACCCACCTCCCGAAGCTCAAACGATCCCTGTCCCTAACTCTCAAGCAATTCACCCCACTCGCAGGAAACATAATATGCCCTCTAAACGCCGATGAAATCCCCAGATTCCGCTACGTTGATGGGGACTCCGTGCCTCTTACAGTTTCCGAGTCGAGCAATGATTTCGATAGTCTGGTGAGCTATGGCGCCCGTGATGCAGATCAGTTCTACGATTATGTACCTCAGATGGCGCCGATAAAAGACGAACCCGAGTACAAACTAGTCCCGATTCTGGCTCTGCAAGTCACTCTGTTTCCAGGAAGGGGGATAAGCATCGGTTTCGCCAATCATCACAGCATCGGAGACGCGAGTTCAATTCTAAGCTTCATAAAGATGTGGGCTTCGATATGCAAATTCGACGGTTCAGACGAGGAGTCGAAGTCTCAAGATTATCGTAAACACATGCCCTGTTTCGATAGGAAGTTGATAAAGGATCCCCGCGGAATCGACCGTATTTACTGGAAGCAATTCAGACAGATTCCCATCCAGTCTTCGACTTTTCCGCTACCTACGAAAAGGGTTCGCGCAACATACATCCTAAGTGAATCTGACATCAAGAAACTCAAGGGTCTGGTTTCAAGCAAGAGACCAGGTCTTGTTCACTTGTCATCTTTCGTGGTTGCGTCTGCTTATGTTTGGGTTAACCTGGTGAAATCAGGGGACGCAACTGGTGAGGAAGTGGGCGCTAACGTGGACGAATACTTCATATTTGCGGCGGATGCAAGGACAAGAATAGATCCGCCGGTGCCTGCCAACTACTTCGGAAACTGTTTATGTGGCGGAATAGTGAAGATTGCGCACGGTGAGATGGTAGGAAACGAAGGGGTGGCGGCGGCTGCGGAAGCCACAGGGGAAATGATACGAAACAAGGTGAACAATAAGGAAGAAGCACTGAAAGGTGCTGAGAATGTCCTATCAGATTTGGAGAGTCTTGGGAAGATAAGGAGTCTGGGGGTGTCTGGATCACCGAGATTTGACCTGTACGGTGTGGATTATGGATTTGGGAAGGCAAGAAAGGTGGAGGTTGTGTCTCTTGATGGGGAAGAATATTCAATGTCTCTGTGTAAGTGGAGAGATAATTCTGAGACTGGATTAGAGATTGGCTTGTCTCTCCCCAGACCAAGAATGGAGGCATTTGCTGCTCTCTTCCAGGATGGATTAAGCTCCATTGCATGA
- the LOC140877901 gene encoding uncharacterized protein, with product MARGNQSVPPNQIQGSNASSSKFNVEDSSNPFYLSNADHPNLNLVPNHLTGPNYNIWSRAMTMALTAKNKLGFIDRTIQQPPPDDLLFGSWIRCNSMVLSWILNSVTKDISDSLMYIPTASEAWVDLRNHFHQSNALRIFQIKQLLASLRQGSMDVSTYYTRLRILWDELKDFQPISVCHCGSMKEWVDHQNQECVMQFLMGLNESYAQVRAQILMMDPIPVISKIFSIVVQDERQRLIHQDASKVPHDLNVLANSSSNAVASVKTSKYVKGSKEIGGTGRMSKYFCTHCDWPGHTTDRCYKLHGYPPGHPKYKSQQQQHKGSTVVV from the coding sequence ATGGCGAGAGGAAATCAATCTGTACCTCCAAACCAAATTCAAGGATCGAATGCTTCCAGCAGCAAATTCAATGTTGAGGATTCGAGCAATCcattttatttgtcaaatgCAGATCATCCTAACTTGAATCTAGTTCCGAATCATCTCACGGGACCAAATTACAACATATGGAGCAGAGCCATGACTATGGCGCTCACAGCGAAGAACAAATTAGGTTTTATCGATCGCACTATCCAACAACCACCTCCAGATGATTTACTTTTTGGATCTTGGATACGATGCAATAGTATGGTACTCTCCTGGATCTTGAATTCTGTTACGAAGGATATCAGTGATAGCTTGATGTATATTCCTACTGCGTCTGAAGCATGGGTGGATCTACGAAACCACTTTCATCAAAGTAACGCACTGAGGATTTTTCAGATCAAACAGCTGCTTGCTAGCTTACGTCAAGGATCAATGGACGTAAGTACATATTACACTCGGTTGAGAATACTGTGGGATGAATTAAAAGATTTTCAACCGATTTCAGTATGTCATTGTGGTTCAATGAAGGAATGGGTGGATCATCAAAATCAGGAATGTGTGATGCAATTTTTGATGGGTTTAAATGAATCTTATGCTCAAGTTCGCGCTCAAATACTAATGATGGACCCTATTCCTGTCATATCTAAGATTTTCTCAATCGTTGTTCAAGATGAGAGACAAAGATTGATACATCAAGATGCTTCCAAAGTACCGCATGATTTGAATGTCTTAGCTAATTCATCTTCTAATGCTGTTGCTTCTGTTAAGACTTCTAAATATGTGAAAGGTAGTAAGGAAATCGGTGGTACTGGTAGGATGAGTAAATATTTTTGTACACATTGTGATTGGCCTGGACACACTACTGATAGATGTTACAAGTTGCACGGCTATCCTCCTGGACATCCGAAGTATAAATCACAGCAGCAACAACATAAAGGAAGCACTGTTGTGGTGTAa